Proteins found in one Magnolia sinica isolate HGM2019 chromosome 5, MsV1, whole genome shotgun sequence genomic segment:
- the LOC131246617 gene encoding N-alpha-acetyltransferase MAK3 — MTTSPPTTTEGGLVQFTPSEIEYVSYGGEHHLPLIMRLVDQELSEPYSIFTYRYFVYLWPHLCFLAFHKGNCVGTVVCKMGEHRNAFRGYIAMLVVIKPYRGKGIATELVTRSIQVMMNSGCEEVTLEAEVTNKGALALYGRLGFIRAKRLFRYYLNGVDAFRLKLLFPRLDLDLDPSMLMALNKRDSHCHHDHGPQDDCSQHYHSF, encoded by the exons ATGACGACGAGTCCTCCAACAACGACAGAAGGAGGGTTGGTGCAGTTCACCCCATCAGAGATTGAGTACGTTAGCTACGGGGGTGAACATCACCTACCGCTTATCATGCGCCTGGTCGACCAGGAGCTCAGCGAACCCTACTCCATCTTCACGTACCGCTACTTCGTCTATCTCTGGCCCCACCTCTGCTTCCTG GCATTTCACAAGGGCAATTGTGTGGGGACCGTTGTTTGCAAGATGGGTGAACATCGGAACGCGTTTAGAGGTTACATTGCGATGCTTGTTGTAATCAAACCCTATAGAGGGAAAGGGAttg CTACTGAACTTGTTACCAGATCTATTCAAGTGATGATGAATTCAGGATGCGAAGAG GTAACACTGGAAGCAGAGGTCACGAACAAGGGTGCACTTGCTTTGTACGGCCGTCTCGGATTTATTAGGGCGAAAAGGCTCTTCCGTTACTACTTGAATGGGGTTGATGCTTTCCGCCTTAAACTGTTGTTCCCTCGCCTGGACCTGGACCTGGACCCGTCTATGCTAATGGCATTAAACAAAAGAGACAGCCATTGCCATCATGATCACGGCCCACAAGATGATTGTTCTCAGCACTATCACAGTTTCTAA